In one Limosilactobacillus oris genomic region, the following are encoded:
- the rlmD gene encoding 23S rRNA (uracil(1939)-C(5))-methyltransferase RlmD, with product MAKEQVKTDVEVNIGERFPLTIRRLGVNGHGIGYYKHKVCFVPGALPGEVVVAEVTGIHPRFLEATIHRIRKRSRHRVTPRDSYTNVAGGFELENLAYPQQLAFKRQVVLDSLAKFQPYGYRKYDVRRTIAAPEEYHYRNKAQFQVRMVDGHVAAGLYKPNSHDLVDMQECAVQMPRTMKVVRTVVQLIEDLQIPVYDEDHNSGIIKTIVVRESWTTGELQLTLITNTPKLIHKRPLLEAIAQQLPEVVSVMQNVNPGDTPLVWGEQMIHLAGKETITESLMGLDFELSARSFLQLNPEQTEVLYEQAAEALELAPEDTLIDAYAGIGTIGLSLASRVKAVRGMEVIPEAVADANANAKLNGIANAQYEVGKAEELIPRWLDEGLQFDALVVDPPRTGLDDELIKQILRVKPRKFAYVSCGMASLARNLRRLTSVYHVDYIQPIDMMPQTARCEAVVKLSLRH from the coding sequence ATGGCAAAAGAGCAAGTAAAAACGGACGTTGAAGTTAACATTGGGGAGCGCTTCCCGCTGACGATTCGCCGCTTGGGCGTAAATGGGCACGGAATTGGCTACTACAAGCACAAGGTTTGCTTTGTTCCCGGCGCGCTCCCGGGCGAAGTCGTGGTTGCCGAAGTTACCGGTATTCATCCCCGCTTCTTAGAGGCAACCATCCACCGTATCCGCAAGCGCAGCCGTCACCGGGTCACCCCGCGGGATAGCTACACCAATGTTGCTGGCGGGTTTGAGCTGGAAAACCTCGCCTACCCGCAGCAGCTAGCCTTTAAGCGGCAGGTCGTCCTTGATAGTCTCGCCAAGTTTCAACCATACGGCTACCGCAAATATGACGTTCGCCGGACGATTGCGGCGCCGGAAGAATATCATTACCGCAACAAAGCTCAGTTCCAGGTCCGGATGGTGGACGGTCACGTGGCGGCGGGTCTGTACAAGCCTAACAGCCATGACCTCGTTGATATGCAGGAGTGTGCGGTTCAAATGCCGCGGACAATGAAGGTTGTCCGGACGGTCGTCCAATTGATTGAGGACTTGCAAATCCCCGTTTACGACGAAGACCACAACAGCGGCATTATCAAGACCATCGTCGTCCGTGAATCCTGGACAACCGGCGAACTCCAACTGACCCTGATCACCAATACCCCCAAGCTGATTCACAAGCGGCCCCTCCTGGAAGCGATTGCCCAGCAACTGCCAGAGGTCGTTTCCGTCATGCAAAATGTCAATCCCGGTGATACGCCACTTGTCTGGGGTGAGCAAATGATCCACCTGGCAGGGAAGGAGACCATCACCGAAAGTTTGATGGGGCTCGACTTCGAACTCTCCGCCCGGTCCTTCCTCCAGCTGAACCCGGAACAAACGGAGGTCCTCTACGAGCAGGCCGCTGAAGCTCTGGAACTCGCCCCGGAAGACACCTTAATTGATGCCTATGCCGGGATTGGTACCATCGGTCTTTCGCTGGCCTCCCGGGTGAAGGCCGTCCGGGGGATGGAAGTCATCCCTGAGGCCGTCGCGGACGCCAATGCCAATGCCAAGCTGAACGGGATTGCCAACGCCCAGTACGAAGTTGGCAAGGCGGAAGAGCTGATACCGCGCTGGCTCGATGAAGGGTTGCAATTTGACGCCCTCGTCGTTGATCCACCGCGGACCGGTTTAGATGACGAGCTGATTAAACAGATTCTACGGGTCAAGCCCCGCAAATTTGCCTACGTTTCCTGTGGAATGGCCTCCTTAGCCCGTAATCTTCGGCGGCTAACCAGCGTCTACCACGTTGACTACATCCAGCCCATTGACATGATGCCCCAGACGGCCCGCTGTGAAGCCGTCGTCAAGCTGTCTCTCCGGCACTAA
- a CDS encoding NADPH-dependent FMN reductase, with protein sequence MKIAAIAGSNANHSYNRMLLEYIAKDFRDTDDVDVIDIRKVPLFNENYKGKTPDVVADIDRRVAAADAVIIASPEYNHSITSALKSMVEWLSYELHPLENKPVMIIGASTHEQGSSRSQVQLRDILISPGVNAHVFQGEEFFMSNVASLMDKDGNITDPGTIKFLEKCMREFKPYAAAINGMVAKKEEANN encoded by the coding sequence TTGAAGATTGCTGCGATTGCAGGATCCAATGCGAACCATTCTTATAATCGAATGCTGTTAGAGTACATCGCGAAGGACTTTCGCGACACTGACGATGTTGATGTGATTGACATTCGCAAGGTTCCACTGTTTAACGAAAACTACAAGGGCAAGACACCGGACGTGGTAGCTGATATTGACCGCCGGGTAGCTGCGGCCGATGCGGTGATTATTGCCAGTCCCGAATACAACCACTCAATTACCTCCGCGCTAAAGAGTATGGTAGAGTGGCTTTCTTATGAGCTGCACCCGTTGGAGAACAAGCCCGTTATGATTATCGGGGCTTCGACCCACGAGCAGGGTTCTTCCCGTTCACAGGTTCAACTGCGGGATATCTTGATTTCTCCTGGGGTCAACGCCCACGTCTTCCAGGGGGAAGAATTCTTTATGAGCAACGTTGCCAGCTTGATGGATAAGGATGGCAACATTACTGACCCAGGGACAATCAAATTCCTCGAAAAGTGCATGCGGGAATTTAAACCCTACGCGGCGGCGATTAACGGGATGGTTGCGAAAAAGGAGGAGGCAAATAACTAA